ATCATGTTTAATAATTTTTCAATAGCTTCATCTTTATTTTCAAGAAAATAGTTATCACCACATATTACGGTGCCGATTATGTCACCGCCGTTTCTCATCATGGTGTTTTTCAAAAGCATACCCAATCCTATAGCCCCAAACTGAGACTGAGGTTCCATATTCATTTTTTCATCTGTTCCGTATCCTGCTTGAACTTGATTCAAAAATTGTACCGCTTTAATCATTTTATCCTCCTATTTAGTGTTTAATTTTTATTTTGTCACGCATGTATGAAGAACTGGTTCCAACATCTTTCTAAGTTCAATAATCTCTGATATGAGATTTTTCTCTGATATAGCAGTCATAAGATGATCTTGTGAGTGCACAAACAATATAGAAAAATCTAATTTTTCGCCTGATGCTTCTTTTTGCAACATGCTTGTCTGCACATTATGTGCTTTCTCAATTGCCTCATTAGCTTGAGCGATTAACTTATCAGCTTCTTCAAATTTGCCATCATACGCCTTCCTAAGCGCTTCATGTGCATATGCCCTTGCTTCACCAGATTGTATAATTATTTCCATAACTATTTGCTGCATATCCATATTATTTTCCTCCTTGAATTGGTTTTATCTATTTTGGGGTTCACCTAATAATATATGCAAGAACTATGCCAAAACACTAGAACATTGAAAAACACCACATTTTTCACATGAAAAACATATTAAAATAAACAGTGTTTTTTAGTGTTTAATAAAAATCGCATATTGTTTTATAAATTTTTCTTAGTGTTTTAATGTTTTAATAGTGTTTAATCTATTAAATCACTATTGAAAAACTTACAGCAAAATATATAATAGAGGTATGATAGAAAGAAATCGTCATGGTAAAGGGGATCTTTAAATTGAAAAGAAAAGACTTGATTTTTAAAAAATTAATAGAGCTAAATAAGGGCAAAGGTATAGATGCAAAAACATTAGCAGATGCTTTAAATATGTCGAGAGCAAACGTTAGTCATGAGTTAAATCTTTTGTGTAAAGAGGGAAAAGTCGTAAAGTCAGATGGCAGGCCAGT
The nucleotide sequence above comes from Thermoanaerobacterium sp. CMT5567-10. Encoded proteins:
- a CDS encoding PTS lactose/cellobiose transporter subunit IIA, producing the protein MDMQQIVMEIIIQSGEARAYAHEALRKAYDGKFEEADKLIAQANEAIEKAHNVQTSMLQKEASGEKLDFSILFVHSQDHLMTAISEKNLISEIIELRKMLEPVLHTCVTK